Below is a genomic region from Polyangiaceae bacterium.
TTGATCTTGCAGCGGAAGTGAGTCGTTCAGAACCGACCCGACAAGGATACACCGGCAAAGGTCGGTGCGACGACCGGAGTCATTTCGAACCCCATCGTGCTCGACTTCTTCCTCGTCATCACCGCGTATCCGACCGTGCCTGCACCGAGGATCAGACCCGTCACGAACATCCCCGTGCCCACGTTCACGTACGTGTCGTGGTCTTCGAGCGTGGATTTCAACGACGTGCACTTGGCAATGATTTCAGGCGTCGTTCCGGGGCAATCTCCCACCTTCAGACCTCCGCGAATGCCCTCCGCATCCGACGTCTTGCCTGAACCAGCCGCCCAAAATCCAATGCCCACTCCAAGCCCCGCTGCGGCGAGACCTGCGCCGACCGCAATGATCACCGTGCGCTTCGCATTGCCGCCCGCGCTCGCGCCGCCGACTTTGGGCACGAGCTGCAGATCGAGATCCTGCGTCGAGCCCTTGGCAACGACGACCGTGCGCAGCACATCGTCGTGACCATCCATGCGCCCTTCGATGACGCGCTGACCTACGTCGACGAAGACCCCTTTTTCGAGCGGCGATTGTCCGACGAGTTTGCCATCGACATAGAGCCTCGCGCCAATGACGTTCGTCTTGATGCGAAGCACGCCAATGTGTTGCTTCGCTTCTTCGATGCTCTTGGCGAGCGCCGCGCGCACTTCGGGTTTTCCCCCGGCAGGGAAACCATCGTACGCGTACGAAAGATGCTCGGCAGCGTCACGATACTGGCCGAGCTGCATCTCGACAGCACCGAGGTTGCCCGCCAGATCATGGCTCTGACGGAGATTCCACGCAGATTGATACGCCGCTTCCGCTTCGGCCCACTTTTGCTCGTCGTAGAGCTTGTTGCCCATCTCGTAGAGCTCTTTGGCGCGCGCCGTGTCGTCGGCACGTGCTGACGTGCCAAACGACATCGCCACGAGCGCTGCTGCGATGAACGCGCGTTGTCGCATGCTTTCCCCCGGTCAATCGAACAGTCGCGGTCGCGCCGTCGACGTTGTGGTCGGCGCTGGAGCCGTGGTCGTAGCGGTTGGTTTGGTCGTTGTCGAAGGTCGTCGTGGTGCCGTGCGCGGAGTTTGAGATTTCGTCGCGGGGGACGCTGCCCCAGCATCTTCCGTCGCGTCGGGCTCTTCCATTTCGACGACCTCCTCGGAGTCGGCAGGCGATGTCGTACTTGTTGCCGCAGGCGCTACGCCCGGTACGGAGATCGCGATCGGCGCGCTCGATGAGACTCCATCGGTTCCGCCGCTGGCCCCTCCGCTGCGCAGCACATATGCGACGCCCCCACCAATGAGTGCGGCGACGACGATGACGGCGATCCAAATCGCAGGGCCAAAATTGGTCTGCGCTTTGCCGCCCGTTGGAGGCATGGAAGGAAGACGTGCTGCTTGTGCGGGGGCAGGCGGCGCCATCGCGGCCGATGGCAACATCGATCGATCGATGCCTGCGTTTTGCGACCACGGACTTGCTGCTGCGCCCGGTTGAAGCTGCGGCTGCGGCTGCGATTGCGCGTCGGCAACTTCCACGTTCGCCGGTGGCGGCGGTGGACGTAGTCCGCCCGGCGGTAGGTCCATCTTCTGCGTCGGCATGTGCCGCGGATCGACCGTCTGAACCTTCATGTCCGGCGCAATTCGCACCTTGGACATGTCGATCGTCGCCATGCGTTGATGACGTCGTGGCACTTCGACCGGGGCAACGTACGCGCGCTTTTCACGCTCGCCATGCGAGGCGACCACGCCACCGCGCTTGCTCTGCGGAGCTGCGTTCGACGCATCGGCTGCTTCGTCGGGTTGGTCGCTTGGGTTGGAGTTGTCCGCGCTCACGCCTTCTCTCCCGCGCATGCCACAAGCGCGCTCTGCGAGACCATCATGCCCCGGATTGCCTCTCGCGCGCTAGCAGCCCGTTGCTGGTTCA
It encodes:
- a CDS encoding PEGA domain-containing protein, coding for MRQRAFIAAALVAMSFGTSARADDTARAKELYEMGNKLYDEQKWAEAEAAYQSAWNLRQSHDLAGNLGAVEMQLGQYRDAAEHLSYAYDGFPAGGKPEVRAALAKSIEEAKQHIGVLRIKTNVIGARLYVDGKLVGQSPLEKGVFVDVGQRVIEGRMDGHDDVLRTVVVAKGSTQDLDLQLVPKVGGASAGGNAKRTVIIAVGAGLAAAGLGVGIGFWAAGSGKTSDAEGIRGGLKVGDCPGTTPEIIAKCTSLKSTLEDHDTYVNVGTGMFVTGLILGAGTVGYAVMTRKKSSTMGFEMTPVVAPTFAGVSLSGRF